A genomic window from Arthrobacter globiformis includes:
- a CDS encoding helix-turn-helix transcriptional regulator — translation MNNRNEIREFLASRRAKLTPEQAGLPDFGGVRRVPGLRRGEVALLAGMSVEYYTRVERGSLAGVSDSVLEAIARALQLNEAENEHLFNLARAAGPAARRRRQPAQAIHPSVQLILDGMAGIPAFVQNGRLDIVAANDLARALYSPAYEDPARPVNFARFAFLNRRSECLYADWNLAADTSVALLHAEAGRDPFDKGLSDLIGELSTRSEEFRRRWAQRNVRLHRTGAKTFQHPAVGRLDLHFNGLELTATPGLTMFTYTAEPGTPSADGLRLLASWAATAAEPSGPPENAVPDESTAPDSTTAVDLNPGHVHQPGRGQA, via the coding sequence CGAAGCTCACTCCCGAACAGGCGGGGTTGCCGGACTTCGGCGGCGTGCGGCGCGTGCCCGGCCTGCGCCGTGGAGAAGTGGCGCTGCTGGCTGGCATGAGCGTTGAGTATTACACACGCGTCGAGCGTGGAAGCCTGGCCGGCGTGTCAGACTCCGTCCTGGAGGCCATCGCCCGCGCCCTGCAGCTGAACGAGGCGGAGAACGAGCACCTGTTCAACCTTGCCCGGGCCGCCGGCCCCGCCGCCCGGCGGCGGAGACAGCCGGCGCAGGCCATCCACCCCAGCGTCCAGCTCATCCTCGACGGCATGGCCGGCATACCGGCCTTCGTCCAGAACGGCCGCCTGGACATCGTTGCGGCCAACGACCTTGCCCGCGCCCTGTACTCGCCAGCCTACGAAGACCCGGCACGGCCCGTGAATTTCGCCCGGTTCGCGTTCCTCAACCGTCGTTCCGAATGCCTGTATGCGGACTGGAACCTGGCGGCCGACACGAGTGTGGCCCTGTTGCACGCGGAAGCCGGCCGCGACCCGTTCGACAAAGGCCTCTCGGACCTCATCGGGGAATTGTCCACCCGCAGCGAGGAATTCCGCAGGCGATGGGCGCAACGGAATGTCCGGCTTCACCGCACCGGTGCCAAGACGTTCCAGCACCCCGCCGTCGGCCGGCTTGACCTGCACTTCAACGGGCTGGAGCTGACGGCCACGCCCGGCCTCACCATGTTCACCTACACTGCCGAGCCGGGCACGCCGTCCGCCGACGGCTTGCGGCTGCTGGCCAGCTGGGCGGCAACCGCTGCGGAACCCTCCGGACCTCCCGAAAACGCGGTGCCGGACGAAAGCACCGCGCCGGACAGCACGACCGCCGTCGACCTTAACCCGGGCCACGTCCATCAACCTGGCCGCGGCCAGGCCTGA
- a CDS encoding NAD(P)-dependent alcohol dehydrogenase, with translation MPTVNAYAAPSATEDLIPTTIERRAVGPRDVLIEIKYAGICHSDIHTVRGDWGPQQYPLAPGHEIAGIVTEVGSEVTRHKVGDRVGVGCMVNSCKECANCLAGEEQYCLKGMVGTYGAVDRDGTITQGGYSTHIVVVEDFVVTIPDGIGLDVAAPLLCAGITTFSPLKRRGAGPGKKVAVVGLGGLGHMAVKLAHAMGAEVTVLSQSLKKQEDGLRLGADHYYATSDAGTFEALAGSFDLIINTVSASIDISSYLQLLSLDGTLVNVGAPAEPLPVNAFALIGGRRAFAGSMIGGIRETQEMLDFCAEHGIGAEIEVIPADKINEAYERVLASDVRYRFVIDTATL, from the coding sequence ATGCCTACCGTTAACGCTTACGCAGCCCCCTCCGCCACCGAGGACCTGATCCCCACCACCATCGAACGCCGCGCCGTCGGCCCGCGCGACGTTCTCATCGAAATCAAGTACGCCGGCATCTGCCACTCCGACATCCACACCGTCCGCGGCGACTGGGGCCCGCAGCAGTACCCGCTCGCCCCCGGCCACGAGATCGCCGGCATCGTCACCGAGGTGGGCTCCGAAGTGACCCGCCACAAGGTTGGCGACCGGGTGGGCGTCGGCTGCATGGTCAACTCCTGCAAGGAGTGCGCCAACTGCCTGGCCGGTGAGGAACAGTACTGCCTGAAGGGAATGGTCGGCACGTACGGCGCCGTCGACCGCGACGGCACCATCACCCAGGGCGGCTACTCCACCCACATTGTGGTGGTCGAAGACTTCGTCGTCACCATCCCGGACGGCATCGGGCTCGACGTCGCCGCTCCCCTGCTGTGCGCAGGCATCACCACCTTCTCCCCGCTGAAGCGCCGGGGTGCAGGCCCCGGTAAGAAGGTCGCCGTCGTCGGCCTCGGCGGACTCGGCCACATGGCCGTCAAACTCGCCCACGCCATGGGCGCAGAGGTCACCGTCCTGTCCCAGTCCCTCAAGAAGCAGGAAGACGGCCTGCGCCTCGGCGCGGACCACTACTACGCCACAAGCGACGCCGGCACGTTCGAAGCGCTCGCCGGCAGCTTCGACCTGATCATCAACACGGTCAGCGCGTCGATCGACATCAGCTCCTACCTGCAACTGCTGTCCCTCGACGGCACCCTGGTCAACGTCGGTGCCCCGGCCGAGCCGCTCCCGGTCAACGCGTTCGCACTCATCGGCGGACGCCGTGCCTTCGCCGGTTCCATGATCGGCGGCATCCGCGAAACCCAGGAAATGCTCGACTTCTGCGCCGAGCACGGCATCGGCGCCGAGATCGAGGTCATCCCGGCCGACAAGATCAACGAAGCCTACGAACGCGTCCTCGCCTCGGACGTGCGCTACCGCTTCGTGATTGACACCGCCACCCTCTAA
- a CDS encoding MFS transporter, with translation MTQELSGSGTPTQAPSGQSAITAALPAPTSRIPRAGLLILAMAGFTAVTTELLPSGLLPQISRDLGVEESAVGSLTAAYAAVIVITALPLSRLLGGRMPRKTLLIVTVLAFALSNVLLAFSPNLALAIGARLLGGVAHGLLWSSMAPYVARIVPAHSVGKAMAIVFSGNSIALAVGAPLGTMMGSVLSWRTSFLVLAGIAALLALLAVRLLPPASDADRDSAPSLRAAMALPGVIAVATAWPLLLLGHFALFTYIAPFLLTAGLPDNATGISLSVIGVASLVGIWIAGLTADARPRGSVLAGVALLLTSFALLPALSGTWIGSLALLTLWGITFGAAGIYNQAAILRAGGEHKDAANGLAVVTIQLGIAVGAAYGALALNTVGALFVPLAAAVPLAVALVIIFASRHRGYPAGPRDVRPSRSPK, from the coding sequence GTGACCCAAGAACTCTCCGGATCCGGAACCCCGACGCAGGCCCCATCGGGCCAGTCCGCCATCACCGCCGCTCTGCCGGCCCCCACATCACGGATCCCGCGGGCCGGCCTGCTCATCCTGGCCATGGCCGGGTTCACCGCCGTCACCACCGAACTCCTGCCGTCGGGGCTGCTTCCGCAGATCAGCCGTGACCTGGGCGTGGAGGAATCGGCCGTCGGCTCACTGACAGCTGCCTACGCCGCCGTCATCGTCATCACGGCGCTTCCCCTGTCCAGGCTGCTCGGCGGGCGGATGCCCCGCAAGACCCTGCTGATCGTGACCGTGCTGGCCTTCGCGCTGAGCAACGTGCTGCTGGCCTTCAGCCCCAACCTGGCCCTCGCCATCGGCGCCAGGCTCCTCGGCGGCGTGGCCCACGGCCTGCTCTGGTCCAGCATGGCCCCGTACGTTGCGAGGATCGTGCCGGCGCATTCTGTGGGCAAGGCGATGGCCATAGTATTCAGCGGCAACAGCATCGCCCTGGCCGTGGGCGCCCCGCTCGGCACGATGATGGGGTCCGTGCTCTCCTGGCGCACGTCCTTCCTTGTCCTGGCCGGGATCGCTGCACTCCTCGCTCTGCTCGCCGTCCGGTTGCTGCCTCCGGCTTCCGACGCCGACCGTGACTCAGCACCGTCACTGCGCGCGGCCATGGCACTGCCCGGGGTCATCGCCGTCGCCACCGCCTGGCCGCTGCTGCTCCTGGGGCACTTCGCCCTGTTCACCTACATCGCCCCGTTCCTCCTGACCGCGGGCCTGCCCGACAACGCCACCGGCATCTCGCTGTCCGTCATCGGCGTCGCCAGCCTGGTGGGCATCTGGATCGCCGGCCTCACGGCGGACGCCCGGCCCCGGGGCTCCGTCCTGGCCGGCGTGGCACTGCTCCTGACAAGCTTTGCCCTCCTGCCTGCACTCAGCGGCACGTGGATTGGCAGCCTCGCACTCCTGACCCTCTGGGGCATCACCTTCGGAGCCGCCGGCATCTACAACCAGGCGGCGATCCTCCGGGCGGGCGGGGAGCACAAGGACGCCGCCAACGGACTGGCCGTGGTGACGATCCAGCTGGGCATCGCCGTCGGGGCCGCGTACGGTGCGCTGGCCCTCAACACCGTCGGCGCGCTTTTCGTGCCGCTCGCGGCGGCGGTTCCCCTGGCTGTGGCGCTGGTGATCATCTTCGCCAGCCGTCACCGCGGGTACCCGGCCGGTCCCCGCGACGTCCGCCCCTCCCGTTCACCCAAGTAG
- the trxB gene encoding thioredoxin-disulfide reductase: MIIIGSGPAGYTAAIYAARAGLKPLVLAGSVTAGGALMNTTEVENFPGFPEGIQGPELMDGLQQQAEKFGAQVVFDDATQVQLKGHLKRVVTGGGDTYEAPAVILATGSAYKELGLSEEKKFSGHGVSWCATCDGFFFRDQDIIVVGGGDSAMEEATFLTRFGKSVTVVVRKGELRASRIMAQRAKDNPKITFAWNSAVTAIHGNGKVSGVTLTDTRSGETRKQSATGLFVAIGHVPRTELVAGQVELDAEGYIKVDSPTTCTNLSGVFACGDAVDHRYRQAITAAGTGCAAALDAERYLAALEDADSIATALVEEPTHA; this comes from the coding sequence TTGATCATTATCGGTTCCGGGCCCGCCGGCTACACCGCCGCGATCTACGCTGCCAGGGCCGGCCTGAAGCCCCTGGTCCTGGCAGGCTCGGTCACCGCGGGCGGCGCGCTGATGAACACCACGGAAGTGGAGAACTTCCCCGGATTCCCGGAGGGTATCCAGGGTCCGGAGCTGATGGACGGCCTGCAGCAGCAGGCGGAGAAATTTGGTGCGCAGGTGGTGTTCGACGACGCCACCCAGGTTCAGCTCAAGGGCCATCTTAAGCGTGTGGTCACCGGCGGCGGTGACACCTATGAGGCTCCGGCGGTCATCCTGGCCACCGGCTCGGCGTACAAGGAACTGGGGCTGTCCGAGGAGAAGAAATTCAGCGGCCATGGCGTCTCCTGGTGCGCTACCTGCGACGGGTTCTTCTTCCGTGACCAGGACATCATCGTGGTCGGCGGCGGGGATTCCGCGATGGAGGAGGCCACCTTCCTGACCCGGTTCGGGAAGTCCGTGACCGTCGTCGTCCGCAAGGGCGAGCTGCGCGCCTCCCGGATTATGGCGCAGCGGGCCAAGGACAACCCGAAGATCACGTTCGCGTGGAATTCGGCCGTGACGGCGATCCACGGCAACGGCAAGGTCAGCGGCGTCACCCTGACCGACACGCGCAGCGGCGAAACCCGGAAGCAGTCCGCCACCGGGCTCTTCGTGGCGATCGGGCACGTGCCGCGCACCGAACTGGTGGCCGGGCAGGTGGAGCTCGACGCCGAGGGCTACATCAAGGTCGATTCGCCCACCACCTGCACCAACCTGAGTGGCGTGTTCGCGTGTGGCGACGCCGTGGACCACCGCTACCGCCAGGCGATCACCGCCGCCGGCACCGGGTGCGCGGCGGCCCTCGACGCCGAGCGGTACCTGGCCGCGTTGGAGGATGCGGACAGCATCGCCACGGCACTGGTCGAGGAGCCCACCCACGCCTGA
- a CDS encoding arsenate reductase ArsC, which produces MTADPAKKPYVLFVCEHNAGRSQMAAGFLTSLSRGAIEVRSAGIQPSHEVSPSVVEAMADVGVDISGEVPKALTTGALQEADVVITMGCGDECPVFPGKRYEDWELADPRGRGIESVRPVRDEIRTRVEALVTELLPARHADAQ; this is translated from the coding sequence ATGACCGCCGACCCAGCCAAGAAGCCCTACGTCCTGTTCGTCTGCGAGCACAATGCCGGCCGCTCACAGATGGCCGCCGGGTTCCTCACCAGCCTGTCCCGGGGAGCGATCGAGGTGCGTTCTGCCGGTATCCAGCCATCGCACGAGGTGAGCCCGTCCGTGGTCGAGGCCATGGCCGACGTCGGCGTCGATATTTCCGGCGAAGTCCCCAAAGCCCTCACCACCGGCGCACTCCAGGAGGCCGACGTCGTGATCACCATGGGTTGCGGCGACGAGTGTCCGGTGTTCCCCGGCAAGCGCTACGAAGACTGGGAGCTGGCTGACCCCCGAGGCAGGGGAATTGAGTCGGTCCGCCCGGTCCGCGACGAGATCCGGACGCGCGTCGAGGCCCTGGTCACCGAGTTGCTGCCCGCCCGGCATGCAGACGCCCAGTAA
- a CDS encoding GDSL-type esterase/lipase family protein, producing MNSSTGGHIVLLGDSIFDNKAYVDGGPDVVEQLRDALPPGWKATLLALDGDVIAGVHRQLLALPDGATHLVVSAGGNDALGFAHLLEAPAQSVAEALDLFADAQERFTADYELMAEALSATGLPAAVCTIYDTPSAGPFYRMIRTALTVFNDCVTRSAFTRGLNLLDLRIVCNHDGDYANAIEPSVQGGAKIAGAIAALLDPHRLVPRSTVIGGS from the coding sequence ATGAACAGCAGTACCGGCGGCCACATCGTCCTGCTCGGGGACTCGATTTTCGACAACAAAGCGTACGTTGACGGCGGGCCCGACGTCGTAGAGCAGTTACGTGATGCACTGCCGCCCGGCTGGAAGGCAACGCTGCTGGCGCTTGACGGCGACGTGATTGCCGGGGTGCACCGCCAGCTGCTCGCGCTTCCCGACGGCGCCACCCACCTGGTAGTCAGCGCCGGCGGCAACGATGCGCTCGGCTTCGCCCACCTGCTCGAGGCCCCCGCACAATCTGTGGCTGAGGCCCTGGACCTCTTCGCCGATGCCCAGGAGCGGTTCACCGCCGACTATGAGCTGATGGCTGAAGCGCTTTCAGCGACCGGCCTGCCCGCCGCGGTATGCACCATCTACGACACGCCGTCCGCCGGGCCTTTCTACCGGATGATCAGGACCGCCCTCACGGTCTTCAATGACTGCGTCACCAGGTCCGCGTTTACCCGGGGCCTGAACCTGCTCGACCTCCGGATAGTCTGCAACCACGACGGCGACTACGCGAACGCGATTGAACCATCCGTGCAGGGCGGGGCGAAAATCGCCGGGGCCATCGCCGCCCTGCTGGATCCTCACCGCCTGGTGCCGCGGTCAACGGTCATCGGCGGCAGCTGA
- a CDS encoding LacI family DNA-binding transcriptional regulator — protein MTIQRQQRPATQADVAREVGVSRTLVSFAFRGASGVSDETKQAIFDAAKRLGYRHNAAAAALASKQRTAVGLYLLDLRNEVFSDVLNGVRLALPQARNRLILSVSRSIGGEDQGALDSLIEARVGIIIAATFLDPDERVRELAQMVPVVSVTRRVEGVDSVYPDDQAGARAAVEHLLGLGHTRIAHLAGPQFDGHTVRREAYEQIMRSAGLTPQTVAADDFTHEAGERAAAELLAGPGRPTAVFTHNDQFALGVREAAYAMGLTIPGDLSLVGYDDSPTARLHGIDLTSVDLHAVELGKIAGSVALERLNDPGAPIADRCITPQLVVRRSTAPLR, from the coding sequence ATGACGATTCAGCGGCAGCAGCGGCCGGCCACCCAGGCTGATGTTGCGCGCGAAGTCGGCGTTTCCCGGACGCTGGTGTCCTTCGCCTTCCGGGGTGCCTCGGGCGTCAGCGACGAGACCAAGCAGGCCATCTTCGACGCCGCCAAGCGTCTGGGATACCGGCACAATGCGGCAGCTGCCGCCCTGGCAAGCAAGCAGCGCACCGCCGTCGGGCTTTACCTCCTGGACCTCCGGAACGAGGTCTTTTCGGACGTCCTCAACGGCGTGCGGCTGGCGCTTCCGCAGGCGCGCAACCGTCTCATCCTCAGCGTCTCCCGCTCGATCGGCGGCGAGGACCAGGGGGCCCTTGACTCGCTCATCGAGGCACGCGTGGGGATCATTATCGCCGCGACGTTCCTGGACCCCGACGAACGGGTGCGGGAACTGGCGCAGATGGTCCCGGTGGTGAGCGTCACGCGCCGGGTGGAGGGCGTGGACAGCGTGTACCCGGACGACCAAGCCGGTGCCCGGGCCGCCGTCGAGCATCTCCTCGGACTTGGACATACGCGGATCGCCCACCTGGCGGGGCCGCAGTTTGACGGTCACACCGTGCGCCGGGAAGCCTATGAGCAGATCATGCGGTCCGCCGGTCTGACCCCGCAGACCGTGGCGGCCGACGATTTCACGCATGAGGCCGGGGAGCGTGCGGCGGCGGAGCTGCTGGCCGGACCGGGCCGGCCGACGGCTGTCTTCACGCATAACGACCAGTTCGCGCTGGGTGTCCGCGAAGCCGCCTACGCCATGGGCCTGACGATTCCTGGGGACCTGTCGCTCGTGGGCTATGACGATTCGCCGACCGCCCGGCTCCACGGCATCGACCTGACCTCCGTCGACCTCCATGCTGTGGAGCTCGGGAAAATTGCCGGAAGCGTCGCGCTGGAGCGGCTCAACGACCCCGGCGCCCCCATCGCCGACAGGTGCATCACGCCTCAACTGGTGGTCCGGCGTTCCACAGCTCCGCTCCGCTAG
- a CDS encoding VOC family protein — protein MPNTPEDLVSVRYMVDDVEAAVGFYTKHLGFTERMNAAPAFADVVRGQLRLLLSGPTSSAGRPMPDGAVPAPGGWNRIHLIVSDIAAEVDRLRAAGVPFRNDIVKGPGGQQILLEDPAGNVVELFQPAGQ, from the coding sequence ATGCCCAACACCCCTGAGGATCTGGTCAGCGTCCGGTACATGGTGGACGACGTAGAAGCCGCCGTCGGCTTCTACACGAAGCACCTCGGCTTCACCGAAAGAATGAACGCGGCACCGGCATTTGCCGACGTCGTGCGCGGTCAGTTGCGTCTGCTGCTGAGCGGGCCCACGAGCTCGGCGGGCCGGCCAATGCCCGACGGCGCGGTCCCGGCACCGGGCGGATGGAACCGGATCCATCTCATCGTGAGCGATATCGCCGCCGAGGTGGACCGTCTGCGGGCCGCGGGGGTTCCGTTCCGGAACGACATTGTTAAGGGGCCGGGCGGCCAGCAGATCCTGCTGGAGGATCCGGCCGGCAACGTCGTCGAGCTGTTCCAGCCCGCCGGCCAGTAA
- a CDS encoding VOC family protein, which yields MQLGAFSLSLAVKDIAASAAFYEKLGFTRSGGEIDQNWLILRNGQTVIGLFQGMFEKNSLTFNPGWNQDAQQLDSFTDVRDLQRQLKDQGIPFVAEAGDGTGPGSFIVMDPDGNPVIVDQHV from the coding sequence ATGCAACTCGGCGCTTTCTCACTCAGCCTCGCCGTCAAGGACATCGCGGCCTCGGCAGCGTTCTACGAGAAGCTGGGATTCACTAGGTCCGGGGGCGAAATCGACCAGAACTGGCTGATCCTGCGGAACGGGCAGACGGTGATCGGCCTCTTCCAGGGCATGTTTGAGAAGAACTCCCTGACCTTCAACCCTGGCTGGAACCAGGACGCGCAGCAGCTCGACTCATTCACCGACGTGCGCGATCTCCAACGCCAGCTGAAGGACCAGGGCATTCCCTTCGTTGCGGAAGCTGGCGACGGTACGGGGCCGGGCAGCTTTATCGTGATGGACCCCGACGGCAACCCGGTCATCGTGGATCAGCACGTGTAA